The Prionailurus bengalensis isolate Pbe53 chromosome A3, Fcat_Pben_1.1_paternal_pri, whole genome shotgun sequence genome includes a window with the following:
- the SLC2A4RG gene encoding SLC2A4 regulator isoform X1, with the protein MEAERSPVPVPGCGCPPPRAAGRDPAASPMSVPAPPQGPAVGGGFAGLELALPQEPEPRAADLGVPGTWAGAGGAAGPPTPSAHIPVPAQRDPPGKSRLDEVMAAAALTSLSTSTLLLGAPAAACSPEPGLEPWKEALVRPLGSCSSSGDWGWDLASDRSSPSIPSPPPPSEAAHFLFGEPAPKKRKSSVRVLFQCLWKRCGKVLSTASGMQRHIRLVHLGRRQAEPEQSDGEEDFYYTELDVGMDVLTDGLSSLSPAASVPPASPRLELPEPRTLSSLLHPLALPPVPVLSPVAPREARRGDDAYQGCLAPTRPEPQPTTVRTCVPTPPSRLGASPRKPRGDAKKCRKVYGMDHRHLWCTACRWKKACQRFLD; encoded by the exons ATGGAGGCCGAGCGCTCTCCGGTGCCCGTTCCGGGTTGCGggtgccccccgccccgtgccGCCGGCCGGGACCCCGCGGCCTCGCCCATGTCGGTGCCCGCGCCGCCGCAG GGCCCTGCCGTGGGCGGCGGCTTTGCGGGCTTGGAGTTGGCGCTGCCTCAGGAGCCAGAGCCGCGGGCGGCGGACCTGGGGGTCCCGGGGAcgtgggcgggggcgggaggagcGGCGGGGCCCCCGACGCCGTCGGCGCACATCCCGGTGCCAGCGCAGAG AGACCCCCCAGGAAAATCCCGGCTGGACGAGGTCATGGCTGCGGCAGCCCTCACCAGTCTGTCCACCAGCACCCTCCTTCTGGGGGCCCCAGCTGCAGCCTGTAGCCCAG AGCCTGGCTTGGAGCCCTGGAAGGAGGCCCTGGTGCGGCCACTGGGCAGCTGCAGCAGCAGCGGAGACTGGGGCTGGGACCTGGCCAGTGACCGGTCCTCTCCATCTATCCCTTCACCCCCACCGCCCTCCGAGGCAGCCCATTTCCTATTCGGGGAACCTGCCCCAAAGAAGAGAAAG AGCTCCGTGCGGGTCCTGTTCCAGTGTCTGTGGAAGCGGTGTGGGAAAGTGCTGAGCACGGCCTCCGGGATGCAGAGACACATCCGCCTGGTGCACCTGGG CAGGCGGCAGGCAGAGCCTGAGCAGAGCGACGGGGAGGAGGACTTCTACTACACAGAGTTGGACGTTGGCATGGATGTGCTGACAGACGGGCTGTCCAGCCTGTCTCCAGCGGCCTCTgtgccccccgcctccccccgcctGGAGCTGCCAGAGCCTCGGACCCTGTCCAGCCTGCTGCAccctctggccctgcccccagTTCCGGTGCTGAGCCCCGTGGCACCCCGCGAGGCGCGCCGAGGTGACGACGCCTACCAG GGCTGCCTGGCCCCCACCCGCCCGGAGCCACAGCCGACCACCGTCAGGACCTGTGTGCCGACCCCGCCCTCCAGACTCGGCGCCAGCCCAAG GAAGCCCCGAGGTGATGCCAAGAAGTGCCGGAAGGTGTATGGCATGGATCACAGGCACCTGTGGTGCACAGCCTGCCGCTGGAAGAAGGCGTGCCAGCGCTTCctggactga
- the LIME1 gene encoding lck-interacting transmembrane adapter 1 isoform X2 — protein sequence MGPQVPSAPPVLWVLGCLALFLWLWTLCTACHRKRVQRSRAGPQGCVMPVEVSLLRQHRLCSLSKSDTRLHELHRGPKSCRAPRPASVDILYPRWLEVPRGTSRPLTAFSHRELPRATPAATLPSICPEATYSNVGLAARPVVWAGARLTSSHARPGPEAGPGVAEYACIQKLKGTDQGPQSLRQWKAEVTPAVQVDILYSRVKKPKKRDLGPATDQLDPKGRGEIPALGSDQAYETLPLRGLGMDDGLPDNVYETIQEMGAPEHPEPSGCSY from the exons ATGGGGCCACAGGTGCCCTCGGCCCCTCCTGTCCTCTGGGTCCTAGGGTGCCTTGCCTTGTTCCTCTGGCTGTGGACACTGTGCACAGCCTGCCACAG GAAGCGGGTGCAGAGGTCGCGGGCCGGGCCCCAGGGCTGTGTGATGCCAGTGGAAGTG TCACTGCTGAGACAACACCGCCTCTGCTCCCTCAGCAAGTCAGACACCAGACTGCATGAGCTGCACCGGGGCCCAAAAAGCTGCAGGG CCCCTCGACCTGCCAGCGTGGATATCCTGTACCCGCGATGGCTGGAAGTGCCCAGAGGCACCAGCAGACCTCTGACAGCCTTCTCACACCGAGAACTGCCCCGGGCGACGCCTGCTGCCACCTTGCCCTCCATCTGCCCCGAGGCCACCTATTCCAATGTGGGGCTGGCTGCCCGCCCtgtggtgtgggcaggggcaCGGCTGACCAGCAGCCATGCCAGGCCCGGGCCTGAGGCCGGACCCGGGGTGGCTGAGTATGCCTGTATCCAGAAGCTCAAGGGAACAGATCAAGGCCCCCAAAGCCTCAGGCAGTGGAAGGCCGAGGTGACCCCAGCTGTTCAG GTGGACATCCTGTACTCCAGGGTTAAGAAGCCTAAAAAGAGGGACCTAGGACCTGCCACAGATCAGCTGGACCCCAAGGGCAGAGGAGAAATTCCGGCTCTGGGAAGTGACCAGGCCTACGAGACCCTCCCACTCAGGGGCCTAGGCATGGATGATGGCCTCCCAGACAATGTGTACGAGACTATCCAGGAGATGGGGGCCCCTGAGCACCCGGAGCCCTCTGGCTGTAGCTATTAG
- the LIME1 gene encoding lck-interacting transmembrane adapter 1 isoform X1: MWGDALAGSGVGSSAEVCTRAPLKVPKPLGLLQLGPRRSYRAQGLAPRPASVDILYPRWLEVPRGTSRPLTAFSHRELPRATPAATLPSICPEATYSNVGLAARPVVWAGARLTSSHARPGPEAGPGVAEYACIQKLKGTDQGPQSLRQWKAEVTPAVQVDILYSRVKKPKKRDLGPATDQLDPKGRGEIPALGSDQAYETLPLRGLGMDDGLPDNVYETIQEMGAPEHPEPSGCSY, translated from the exons ATGTGGGGAGATGCGCTGGcaggaagtggggtggggagctCTGCTGAGGTCTGCACAAGGGCACCTCTGAAGGTGCCCAAGCCACTGGGCCTGCTCCAGCTGGGGCCGAGGAGGAGCTACCGTGCGCAGGGCCTTG CCCCTCGACCTGCCAGCGTGGATATCCTGTACCCGCGATGGCTGGAAGTGCCCAGAGGCACCAGCAGACCTCTGACAGCCTTCTCACACCGAGAACTGCCCCGGGCGACGCCTGCTGCCACCTTGCCCTCCATCTGCCCCGAGGCCACCTATTCCAATGTGGGGCTGGCTGCCCGCCCtgtggtgtgggcaggggcaCGGCTGACCAGCAGCCATGCCAGGCCCGGGCCTGAGGCCGGACCCGGGGTGGCTGAGTATGCCTGTATCCAGAAGCTCAAGGGAACAGATCAAGGCCCCCAAAGCCTCAGGCAGTGGAAGGCCGAGGTGACCCCAGCTGTTCAG GTGGACATCCTGTACTCCAGGGTTAAGAAGCCTAAAAAGAGGGACCTAGGACCTGCCACAGATCAGCTGGACCCCAAGGGCAGAGGAGAAATTCCGGCTCTGGGAAGTGACCAGGCCTACGAGACCCTCCCACTCAGGGGCCTAGGCATGGATGATGGCCTCCCAGACAATGTGTACGAGACTATCCAGGAGATGGGGGCCCCTGAGCACCCGGAGCCCTCTGGCTGTAGCTATTAG
- the SLC2A4RG gene encoding SLC2A4 regulator isoform X2, with amino-acid sequence MEAERSPVPVPGCGCPPPRAAGRDPAASPMSVPAPPQGPAVGGGFAGLELALPQEPEPRAADLGVPGTWAGAGGAAGPPTPSAHIPVPAQRDPPGKSRLDEVMAAAALTSLSTSTLLLGAPAAACSPEPGLEPWKEALVRPLGSCSSSGDWGWDLASDRSSPSIPSPPPPSEAAHFLFGEPAPKKRKSSVRVLFQCLWKRCGKVLSTASGMQRHIRLVHLGRQAEPEQSDGEEDFYYTELDVGMDVLTDGLSSLSPAASVPPASPRLELPEPRTLSSLLHPLALPPVPVLSPVAPREARRGDDAYQGCLAPTRPEPQPTTVRTCVPTPPSRLGASPRKPRGDAKKCRKVYGMDHRHLWCTACRWKKACQRFLD; translated from the exons ATGGAGGCCGAGCGCTCTCCGGTGCCCGTTCCGGGTTGCGggtgccccccgccccgtgccGCCGGCCGGGACCCCGCGGCCTCGCCCATGTCGGTGCCCGCGCCGCCGCAG GGCCCTGCCGTGGGCGGCGGCTTTGCGGGCTTGGAGTTGGCGCTGCCTCAGGAGCCAGAGCCGCGGGCGGCGGACCTGGGGGTCCCGGGGAcgtgggcgggggcgggaggagcGGCGGGGCCCCCGACGCCGTCGGCGCACATCCCGGTGCCAGCGCAGAG AGACCCCCCAGGAAAATCCCGGCTGGACGAGGTCATGGCTGCGGCAGCCCTCACCAGTCTGTCCACCAGCACCCTCCTTCTGGGGGCCCCAGCTGCAGCCTGTAGCCCAG AGCCTGGCTTGGAGCCCTGGAAGGAGGCCCTGGTGCGGCCACTGGGCAGCTGCAGCAGCAGCGGAGACTGGGGCTGGGACCTGGCCAGTGACCGGTCCTCTCCATCTATCCCTTCACCCCCACCGCCCTCCGAGGCAGCCCATTTCCTATTCGGGGAACCTGCCCCAAAGAAGAGAAAG AGCTCCGTGCGGGTCCTGTTCCAGTGTCTGTGGAAGCGGTGTGGGAAAGTGCTGAGCACGGCCTCCGGGATGCAGAGACACATCCGCCTGGTGCACCTGGG GCGGCAGGCAGAGCCTGAGCAGAGCGACGGGGAGGAGGACTTCTACTACACAGAGTTGGACGTTGGCATGGATGTGCTGACAGACGGGCTGTCCAGCCTGTCTCCAGCGGCCTCTgtgccccccgcctccccccgcctGGAGCTGCCAGAGCCTCGGACCCTGTCCAGCCTGCTGCAccctctggccctgcccccagTTCCGGTGCTGAGCCCCGTGGCACCCCGCGAGGCGCGCCGAGGTGACGACGCCTACCAG GGCTGCCTGGCCCCCACCCGCCCGGAGCCACAGCCGACCACCGTCAGGACCTGTGTGCCGACCCCGCCCTCCAGACTCGGCGCCAGCCCAAG GAAGCCCCGAGGTGATGCCAAGAAGTGCCGGAAGGTGTATGGCATGGATCACAGGCACCTGTGGTGCACAGCCTGCCGCTGGAAGAAGGCGTGCCAGCGCTTCctggactga